One region of Bubalus kerabau isolate K-KA32 ecotype Philippines breed swamp buffalo chromosome 6, PCC_UOA_SB_1v2, whole genome shotgun sequence genomic DNA includes:
- the ELAPOR1 gene encoding endosome/lysosome-associated apoptosis and autophagy regulator 1 isoform X2, translating to MAEPGHSLHPSARGRRRTEPRTLRLLRLLLWVGTAFQVTQGARPELHACKESEYHYEYTACDSTGSRWRVAVPHTPGLCTSLPDPVKGTECSFSCKAGEFLDMKDQSCKPCAEGRYSLGTGIRFDEWDELPHGFASLSTNMEIEDSTLESPENCTSSRWVPLGDYIASNTDECTATLMYAVNLKQSGTVNFEYYYPDSSIIFEFFVQNDQCQPNADDSRWMKTTEKGWEFHSVELNRGNNVLYWRTTAFSVWSKVSKPVLVRNIAITGVAYTSECFPCKPGTYADQQGSSSCKLCPANFYSNKGETSCHQCDPDKYSEKGSSTCKARPACTDKDYFYTHTACDANGETQLMYKWAQPKICSEDLEGAVKLPASGLKTDCPPCNPGFFKTNSSTCEPCPYGSYSNGSDCSHCPAGTEPAVGFEYKWWNTLPTNMETTVLSGINFEYKGMTGWEVAGDHIYSAVGASDNDFMILTLVVPGFRPPQSVMANTENKEVARITFVFETICSVNCELYFMVGVNSRTNSPVETWKGSKGKQSYTYIIEENATMSFTWAFQRTTFHETGRKYTSDVAKIYSINVTNVMDGVASYCRPCALEASDMGSSCTSCPAGYYIDRDSGTCHSCPPNTILKAHQPYGAQACMPCGPGTKSNKIHSLCYNDCTFSVSTSTRTFEYNFLALEKTVSLARGPSFTSKGLKYFHHFTLSLCGNQGRKMSVCTDNVTDLRIPEGESGFSKPITAYVCQAVIIPPEVTGYKAGVSSQPVSLADRLIGVTTDMTLDGITSPAELFHPESLGIPDVIFFYRSNDVTQSCSSGRSTTIRVRCSPLKPAPGSLSLPSKCSDGTCDGCNFHFLWESVAACPLCSTADYHAIVSSCVAGIQKTTYVWREPKLCSGGISLPEQRVTICKTIDFWLKVGISAGTCTAILLTVLTCYFWKKNQKLEYKYSKLVMNATLKDCDLPAADSCAIMEGEDVEDDLIFTSKKSLFGKIKSFTSKRTPDGFDSVPLKTSSGGPDMDL from the exons TCTGAGTACCACTATGAGTACACCGCGTGTGACAGCACCGGTTCCAGGTGGAGGGTCGCCGTGCCGCACACCCCGGGCCTGTGTACCAGCCTCCCCGACCCCGTCAAGGGCACCGAGTGCT CCTTCTCTTGCAAAGCTGGGGAGTTTCTGGACATGAAGGACCAGTCGTGTAAGCCATGTGCTGAGGGCCGCTACTCCCTTGGCACAGGCATCCGGTTCGATGAGTGGGATGAACTGCCCCATGGCTTTGCCAGCCTCTCAACCAACATGGAGATCGAGGACAGCACCTTGGAGTCCCCTGAAAACTGTACTTC GTCCAGGTGGGTTCCGCTGGGAGACTATATCGCCTCCAACACAGACGAGTGCACGGCCACGCTGATGTATGCCGTCAACCTGAAGCAGTCTGGCACTGTTAACTTTGAATACTACTACCCAGACTCCAGCATCATCTTCGAGTTTTTT GTTCAGAATGACCAGTGCCAGCCCAATGCAGATGACTCGAGGTGGATGAAAACCACAGAGAAAGGATGGGAATTTCACAGT GTCGAGCTAAATCGAGGCAATAACGTCCTCTACTGGAGAACCACAGCCTTCTCAGTGTGGTCCAAAGTCTCCAAGCCCGTGCTGGTGAGAAACATTGCCATAACAG GGGTGGCCTACACTTCAGAATGCTTCCCCTGCAAACCTGGCACGTATGCAGACCAGCAGGGCTCCTCTTCCTGCAAACTATGCCCAGCCAACTTTTATTCCAATAAGGGAGAAACTTCCTGTCACCAGTGTGACCCTGACAAATATTCAG AGAAAGGATCCTCCACCTGCAAAGCACGGCCAGCCTGCACAGATAAAGATTACTTCTACACTCACACGGCCTGTGATGCCAATGGAGAG ACGCAGCTCATGTACAAATGGGCCCAGCCAAAAATCTGCAGCGAGGATCTGGAGGGTGCAGTGAAGCTGCCTGCCTCTGGCTTGAAGACCGACTGTCCACCCTGCAACCCAGGCTTCTTCAAAACCAACAGTAGCACCTGCGAGCCCTGCCCTTATGGCTCTTACTCCAATGGCTCCG ATTGTAGCCACTGCCCAGCAGGGACCGAACCTGCCGTGGGATTTGAATACAAATGGTGGAACACGCTGCCCACAAACATGGAGACGACCGTCCTCAGCGGGATCAACTTTGAGTACAAGGGCATGACAG GCTGGGAGGTGGCCGGTGATCACATTTATTCAGCTGTTGGAGCTTCAGACAATGACTTCATGATTCTCACCCTGGTCGTGCCAGGATTCAG ACCTCCACAGTCAGTGATGgcaaacacagagaacaaagaGGTGGCCAGAATCACGTTTGTCTTTGAGACCATCTGTTCTGTGAACTGCGAGCTCTACTTCATGGTG GGTGTGAATTCTAGGACCAACAGTCCCGTGGAGACGTGGAAAGGTTCTAAAGGCAAACAGTCCTATACCTACATCATTGAGGAGAATGCTACCATGAGCTTCACCTGGGCCTTCCAGAGGACAACTTTCCATGAGACA GGAAGAAAATATACCAGTGATGTCGCCAAGATCTACTCCATCAACGTCACCAATGTCATGGACGGGGTGGCTTCCTACTGCCGTCCGTGTGCCCTGGAAGCTTCTGACATGGGCTCCTCCTGCACCTCTTGTCCTGCTGGCTACTATATTGATCGGGATTCAGGAACCTGCCACTCCTGTCCCCCTAACACGATCCTGAAAGCCCACCAGCCTTATGGCGCCCAGGCCTGCATGCCCTGTGGTCCAGGGACCAAGAGCAACAAG ATCCACTCCCTGTGCTACAATGACTGTACCTTCTCAGTCAGCACTTCGACCAGGACTTTCGAGTACAACTTCTTGGCTTTGGAAAAAACCGTCTCTCTGGCTAGAGGGCCGAGCTTCACTTCCAAAGGACTGAAATACTTCCACCACTTTACCCTCAGTCTCTGCGGAAATCAG GGTAGGAAAATGTCCGTGTGCACTGACAATGTCACCGACCTCCGGATCCCCGAGGGTGAGTCAGGTTTCTCCAAACCCATCACAGCCTACGTGTGCCAGGCGGTCATCATTCCCCCAGAGGTGACAGGCTACAAGGCCGGGGTGTCCTCGCAGCCTGTCAGCCTCGCAGACCGGCTTATCG GCGTGACAACAGATATGactctggatggcatcacctcccCGGCTGAACTTTTCCACCCGGAGTCCCTGGGAATACCGGACGTGATCTTCTTTTATAG GTCCAATGATGTGACCCAGTCTTGCAGCTCTGGGAGATCAACCACCATCCGAGTCAGATGCAGTCCACTCAAGCCTGCTCCTGGAAGTCTGTCTCTGCCAAG CAAGTGCTCCGATGGGACCTGTGATGGCTGTAACTTCCACTTCCTGTGGGAGAGCGTGGCCGCTTGCCCCCTCTGCTCAACTGCCGACTACCATGCTATCGTCAGCAGCTGTGTGGCCGGCATCCAG AAGACTACTTACGTGTGGCGAGAACCAAAGCTGTGCTCCGGTGGCATCTCCCTGCCTGAGCAgagagtcaccatctgcaaaacGATAGACTTCTGGCTGAAAGTGGGCATCTCCGCAGGCACCTGCACCGCCATCCTGCTCACCGTCTTGACCTGTTACTTTTGGAAAAAGAATCAAAA GCTAGAGTACAAGTACTCCAAGCTGGTGATGAACGCTACCCTCAAGGACTGTGACCTGCCAGCCGCTGACAGCTGTGCCATCATGGAAGGCGAGGACGTGGAGGACGACCTCATCTTTACCAGCAAGAAGTCACTCTTTGGGAAGATCAAATCATTTACCTCCAAG
- the ELAPOR1 gene encoding endosome/lysosome-associated apoptosis and autophagy regulator 1 isoform X1: MYAVNLKQSGTVNFEYYYPDSSIIFEFFVQNDQCQPNADDSRWMKTTEKGWEFHSVELNRGNNVLYWRTTAFSVWSKVSKPVLVRNIAITGVAYTSECFPCKPGTYADQQGSSSCKLCPANFYSNKGETSCHQCDPDKYSEKGSSTCKARPACTDKDYFYTHTACDANGETQLMYKWAQPKICSEDLEGAVKLPASGLKTDCPPCNPGFFKTNSSTCEPCPYGSYSNGSDCSHCPAGTEPAVGFEYKWWNTLPTNMETTVLSGINFEYKGMTGWEVAGDHIYSAVGASDNDFMILTLVVPGFRPPQSVMANTENKEVARITFVFETICSVNCELYFMVGVNSRTNSPVETWKGSKGKQSYTYIIEENATMSFTWAFQRTTFHETGRKYTSDVAKIYSINVTNVMDGVASYCRPCALEASDMGSSCTSCPAGYYIDRDSGTCHSCPPNTILKAHQPYGAQACMPCGPGTKSNKIHSLCYNDCTFSVSTSTRTFEYNFLALEKTVSLARGPSFTSKGLKYFHHFTLSLCGNQGRKMSVCTDNVTDLRIPEGESGFSKPITAYVCQAVIIPPEVTGYKAGVSSQPVSLADRLIGVTTDMTLDGITSPAELFHPESLGIPDVIFFYRSNDVTQSCSSGRSTTIRVRCSPLKPAPGSLSLPSKCSDGTCDGCNFHFLWESVAACPLCSTADYHAIVSSCVAGIQKTTYVWREPKLCSGGISLPEQRVTICKTIDFWLKVGISAGTCTAILLTVLTCYFWKKNQKLEYKYSKLVMNATLKDCDLPAADSCAIMEGEDVEDDLIFTSKKSLFGKIKSFTSKGRSSQEFPLIIALSS, from the exons ATGTATGCCGTCAACCTGAAGCAGTCTGGCACTGTTAACTTTGAATACTACTACCCAGACTCCAGCATCATCTTCGAGTTTTTT GTTCAGAATGACCAGTGCCAGCCCAATGCAGATGACTCGAGGTGGATGAAAACCACAGAGAAAGGATGGGAATTTCACAGT GTCGAGCTAAATCGAGGCAATAACGTCCTCTACTGGAGAACCACAGCCTTCTCAGTGTGGTCCAAAGTCTCCAAGCCCGTGCTGGTGAGAAACATTGCCATAACAG GGGTGGCCTACACTTCAGAATGCTTCCCCTGCAAACCTGGCACGTATGCAGACCAGCAGGGCTCCTCTTCCTGCAAACTATGCCCAGCCAACTTTTATTCCAATAAGGGAGAAACTTCCTGTCACCAGTGTGACCCTGACAAATATTCAG AGAAAGGATCCTCCACCTGCAAAGCACGGCCAGCCTGCACAGATAAAGATTACTTCTACACTCACACGGCCTGTGATGCCAATGGAGAG ACGCAGCTCATGTACAAATGGGCCCAGCCAAAAATCTGCAGCGAGGATCTGGAGGGTGCAGTGAAGCTGCCTGCCTCTGGCTTGAAGACCGACTGTCCACCCTGCAACCCAGGCTTCTTCAAAACCAACAGTAGCACCTGCGAGCCCTGCCCTTATGGCTCTTACTCCAATGGCTCCG ATTGTAGCCACTGCCCAGCAGGGACCGAACCTGCCGTGGGATTTGAATACAAATGGTGGAACACGCTGCCCACAAACATGGAGACGACCGTCCTCAGCGGGATCAACTTTGAGTACAAGGGCATGACAG GCTGGGAGGTGGCCGGTGATCACATTTATTCAGCTGTTGGAGCTTCAGACAATGACTTCATGATTCTCACCCTGGTCGTGCCAGGATTCAG ACCTCCACAGTCAGTGATGgcaaacacagagaacaaagaGGTGGCCAGAATCACGTTTGTCTTTGAGACCATCTGTTCTGTGAACTGCGAGCTCTACTTCATGGTG GGTGTGAATTCTAGGACCAACAGTCCCGTGGAGACGTGGAAAGGTTCTAAAGGCAAACAGTCCTATACCTACATCATTGAGGAGAATGCTACCATGAGCTTCACCTGGGCCTTCCAGAGGACAACTTTCCATGAGACA GGAAGAAAATATACCAGTGATGTCGCCAAGATCTACTCCATCAACGTCACCAATGTCATGGACGGGGTGGCTTCCTACTGCCGTCCGTGTGCCCTGGAAGCTTCTGACATGGGCTCCTCCTGCACCTCTTGTCCTGCTGGCTACTATATTGATCGGGATTCAGGAACCTGCCACTCCTGTCCCCCTAACACGATCCTGAAAGCCCACCAGCCTTATGGCGCCCAGGCCTGCATGCCCTGTGGTCCAGGGACCAAGAGCAACAAG ATCCACTCCCTGTGCTACAATGACTGTACCTTCTCAGTCAGCACTTCGACCAGGACTTTCGAGTACAACTTCTTGGCTTTGGAAAAAACCGTCTCTCTGGCTAGAGGGCCGAGCTTCACTTCCAAAGGACTGAAATACTTCCACCACTTTACCCTCAGTCTCTGCGGAAATCAG GGTAGGAAAATGTCCGTGTGCACTGACAATGTCACCGACCTCCGGATCCCCGAGGGTGAGTCAGGTTTCTCCAAACCCATCACAGCCTACGTGTGCCAGGCGGTCATCATTCCCCCAGAGGTGACAGGCTACAAGGCCGGGGTGTCCTCGCAGCCTGTCAGCCTCGCAGACCGGCTTATCG GCGTGACAACAGATATGactctggatggcatcacctcccCGGCTGAACTTTTCCACCCGGAGTCCCTGGGAATACCGGACGTGATCTTCTTTTATAG GTCCAATGATGTGACCCAGTCTTGCAGCTCTGGGAGATCAACCACCATCCGAGTCAGATGCAGTCCACTCAAGCCTGCTCCTGGAAGTCTGTCTCTGCCAAG CAAGTGCTCCGATGGGACCTGTGATGGCTGTAACTTCCACTTCCTGTGGGAGAGCGTGGCCGCTTGCCCCCTCTGCTCAACTGCCGACTACCATGCTATCGTCAGCAGCTGTGTGGCCGGCATCCAG AAGACTACTTACGTGTGGCGAGAACCAAAGCTGTGCTCCGGTGGCATCTCCCTGCCTGAGCAgagagtcaccatctgcaaaacGATAGACTTCTGGCTGAAAGTGGGCATCTCCGCAGGCACCTGCACCGCCATCCTGCTCACCGTCTTGACCTGTTACTTTTGGAAAAAGAATCAAAA GCTAGAGTACAAGTACTCCAAGCTGGTGATGAACGCTACCCTCAAGGACTGTGACCTGCCAGCCGCTGACAGCTGTGCCATCATGGAAGGCGAGGACGTGGAGGACGACCTCATCTTTACCAGCAAGAAGTCACTCTTTGGGAAGATCAAATCATTTACCTCCAAG